The Montipora foliosa isolate CH-2021 chromosome 6, ASM3666993v2, whole genome shotgun sequence genome includes the window cgggtattctagaatctgaCCACGAACAACACAACGCAAAGTATTACATTAATACTCGATTATTTAGTACTCGTTCTAAAAGCAGTGCCACGGtgagcagctctcgtaacccgctattgtttggtattataagcagcttctatttttttaaagttaaagtcattctttcaattttttcgtcttttgtttttggctagggttGCGAggcaatcacattatacgttatgAGGGCTGCTACGTCATCTAAAAGAGTTGCGACCATATTAATACTAGCTCTATTATTCGTAGAATCAGTGAATGATTTCTAATCGGAGCATGATTTCAAAAGCGTCTTAAGGTAAGTTCTTAGAATCGAAAGAATCATAGAATCGGAGAGTGATTTCTAAAGCAAATCGATCACTTCAGTCGTAAAATAGTAAAAGCGTTAGTGGTAAATAGGAGAATAGTACCCCTAAACCCGGTGTATAATATTCTACGGTTTAGCCATAATTTCACCGCTCTCCACTGAAATGTTTGGATGCAAAAAATCCCACCAAAACCACTTTTATTTGAAACGCTGACGAACGTAATTTACCCGTCAACCCGATTCTTACAGAACGCTGCAGTAATGGTGACAAACTTTTCAAACCCGAAGAAACTTGAACAAATGTTATTTAACCAAGGCACAATATTTGTGTCATTAATAGAAACGTAGCTCAGAGCTATTGTAATATACGATTGATTTCACAATCCTACGTCATTTTTACCTTATTTCCTTACCTTTCTGCAGTTCGTAAATACcttcttaataataatagtaataatagagcggttttcaattgagtgtcgaaagtaattagcgaattgctttggttttgcatttacttcactcagtgattggtgcaAAGTTCTgctctttaaattaattacccttgtccgcctgtgaatcacatgttgatccagcgttatcacatagaaaaactggcccattagggagtcccacgtaaaatgccacacattaaatgataaatcagccatgttgccagcatggttgtcctgatagtgtagtggtcatcacacccgactagtgatcagggggacgtgggttcaaatcccgctcagggcaattacagttttccccagaagttgtccagtgttgagtttcccatatACTTTCTATAttaagtgtgaaacttgattttcgtaaaacagtgctcaatacatagaagtagagagtagtatatatggaagaaaaagacaaataaactacaagtttatccctacaagcctgtttcgtggtcgcccactcatcaggggctcatcaaatcccctgatgagtgggcgaccacgaaacaggcttgtagggatgaacttgtagtttatttgtctttttcttccatatatactacgctctacttctatgtattgagcactgttttacgaaaatcaagtttcacactttatatatatatatatatattttaagaggaaaaaaggacgcaactacatttcccgacaagcctgtttcgtgaatcgcttcactcttcaggggtttaaacccctgaagagtgtttcgtgaatcgcttcactcttcaggggtttaaacccctgaagagtgaagcgattcacgaaacaggcttgtcgggaaatgtagttgcgtccttttttcctcttaaaatatttattccgctctgcttcaacgtattgagcactgttccacgagaaaatcggcttacagactccctatatatatatatatatatatatatatatataatatagtGTTGTagcgttttgtcaatgccaatgtcatatatattacagttttattaagtctgggctatcccaagtcttatttctacgacagaatataaaatatgttgctctggagtcagggtggcttagtggttatctatcgggcctcccaccactgcgagccggggttcaattctggcctcggccagcatgtgggctgagtttcagtcgatctcaacctgactcgagggtttttctccgggtcctccggttttcctccctcatcaaaatcgactcacagctaattgacatctagctgtggtgctgtgctccgacatcaaacatggactgtatagcggcagccagaggcgcctttgtatgctttcagcccgatgtcgtgagccgcgcccttcgcaattcagtccttcgactgcaagtaagggtgattagcactagcaatatttattcTAATGGCgagacttatcatttttttgattatattgtgttgttgcgttttgtcaatgccaatgtcactcatcatttctaagaatgtagagcattcgttggagaggagctcatggaaaggtttacaaatttgacacatctgtagttacttctcatgtctttgaccacgttcatgtatttttcttttttgcgtactgcattgtttttaaggttagattcaaaaccaaccgttagttctagaatatataggcaattggactgtattaggaaaagaagatctggacgataattttcaccagttataattgaaggactcggaaagccattgacatcagcatagagtgaagagcgatcattaattacaggttgaagtgagttggcaatgaagttgagcattgagtcgtgtctccaggtgaagcgatcaaggtaatgttgacaaccagCGACAATATGGAGGAGTGACTCCGCAgggttaaggcaaaaggagcaatcaggactttgtgataatccccatcttgtcatattcgtacgtgtaggaagggagttgttgatgtagcgaatggtaaaattgtagatgttcttgggtagatgagactgggcagacgaccaaatagagttaaggacggtgcctactattgttattgcgcatacgttctgcgcatctccagatgcTCGCATtgcctatcggtgatgcttactaatacagggatatttttgcgcggtttaaaactatccggaaaaagtacatcttagtaagtactcttggtattcaaaaagaaaattgggggtaaccatgcatttttgagagataatcaagtttcaatttgagaaagaacgccatacattgctttgtattttacagctttttacaaatattattcatgaattatctttgaaaaatgcgtggttacccccaattttctttttggatttcaataacacttgttaagatctacatttcctgcataatcacacaccggggcaaaaatatctttaattagtaggcaccgtccttaaaaggtgacaatgagtgcttgataacatttgtaaaaaagaaaccttgagatgttaagtggtgttgcagtttgtcttcttgatTCGAACGGAAGTGTTTAAgaacttccttggtggatttgaaCACATCGTATTGAATATTGGTGTGACTGCTTGACGACTTCCAGAGATCTTTTAGGGAATCATTCCGTGACTCTTTTAATGAATTGCGGAGAACTGTTTTGCACTGAGTGAATTTAACTGAAGGAGGACAaatattaaagtgctactgtgatcaaatttttatcccttgagttttttggtttatcacatagagtaccatgaaacattaaaaacgctgtttaccgtttggaaatatctgcattggttccagagatatttaagtttgaaaaatgtgttaaatatgcaaatgagaaggctgatggcgtcattcacccaacccaataggacatcaagaatataaatagagctatctcggtcaatttgcaacagagaccattgaaacttggtgagctgatagttctgaaggcaacacacctacgactgtaaagaaattggttcccatggcgactcactcttttccagtcccctccaacctgatttcaatattttggtgattgcaggctagaaatacatttaccaaggccacaaactcgacctaacatctttatatgctgacaggatcatgcagatgaggcaccatttgcaaatatcaaaacagaacgccaaaggtggtctgcaaagcttttaatatcagggaggtctggaacccagtatgttgccatggtaacaaaaatggtatgctcatattgtggaacacatctactagaatcttagtgcaaagaatcaagtatttctgatacaaattggctgagatatctttctccatcatacttgatcaaaacttggtagggtttatgacgtcatcacttggctaatttgcatattaaaaaaacttgaatatctccagaacaaaaagagatatttgaaaatggtaaacagcattcttcttctcgtacagactacgtgtttatgtgccaaaatggcttcgatagggaagattcaaatttcgtcacagcAGCACTTTAAGGCCAAATTTATTGCGTTCTAGAAAAACATTACTCAGTGTACCAGATATCGggatttcaagccattttcgaatatagccgttcactatagaatcaagatttgctattatccagGTTTTTGATATGTCAGCTACAGTAAAATGCCAGGGCAGTTTAGATAGGACATAGCGGTTGTACAgcagaagtttgtttttgggatgcagtggtttctcatcaatgtcacacatcaataataataataataataataataataataataataataataataataacaataacaataacaataacaataataataataataataataataataataataataatgggtgTATTAGAGAATTCTAAGCAGGAAGGTAAGTTGGTTCTTGAGAATGCGTCGAAGGAGTACTTGCGCCGATTGGCGATTATTTGGTCCAGTCCACTCTCAGACCACTCTAGGGTAGTTGCAACTAACCAATATGCGCTACCTGTGTTATCTTATTTAATGTGGACGCAGACCTGGCCACTGGCGCAGCTTCAACAAGTAGACAGAGAGGCAAGAAAGATAATAGTAcaatttggaggaaaacatcccCAAGGATCAACAGCTATACTATATATGAGTAGGAAATGTGGGGGGAGAGGATTAAGATCGGTAGAGACAACATACAAGGATATCAAGATCAAGGCGGCTATGAAGCTCTATTATAACCCCGACCCATCTATGGAGGCAGTGAGATTGTTTGAAGAGAAGTCAGTGAGAGGAGGGCGGCACTCAGCTATCAAGGATGCAAGAAGGTATGCGGAGGAGTTGGGACTTCACCTCAAACTAGAGTACCCGGAACCAATGTGCGTCACCGACGACGGTAAAGAAGTAAATGGGAAGAAGGTTAAGGGGTGCATAGCTAAGGTGCGTCAGGAAGAAGTCCGAGCTAAAGTGAAGGAAGAAAAGTGGCAGGGGAAGATGATCTGTAACAGATGGGAAGACGTGCACTTAGAACAAGGAGATTGCTTTGCTTGGCTTAGTTGTTGGAAAGCGGCACCCACGCATGTGGTTGTTGGTATACAAGAACTTTACGAACAGCTACTtccaacaaaggttttttatcatagaaaggTGGGGACAAGTGGCAGCGGAGAGGAAAGGTGTCGAATGTGTGGAAAGGCAACAGAGAGTGTCCCACATATCCTAGCTGGTTGTGGGGCATTAGCCCAGACGTTGTATTTGGCAAGGCACAACAACGctctcaagattttattttttcaagtgatcAGGGCGCTGGACCTAGTTACATCAGAGGTTCCTTGGTTTTCGAAGATCCAACCTAAGCCTATGTATGAAAATGAGAGGGCGATAGCATATTGGGACATTCCCTTGTATGCAGATAACACCTGGGCTCTCCTTCGCACAGCAAGAATTCTGAGAAAGGTTCTGGAGCGATGAAAGCGATGATAAAATTTGGGTTTCCTTAGGCTGGCCCCCAAGAAGATAACTCGGATCCAACTTGGAAAAGCCGgtgctaaataataataataataataataataataataataataataataataataataataataataataataataatataatagaCGTGGCAATTCCAGAAGACAGTGGAGCAAAAGAAAAGGAGGccgagaaggttgaaaagtatcaaaatctggCCAGAGAATTGAGGAGAATGTGGGAAGTGAAAACCAAAGTCGTACCAATTGTATTGGGGGCTTTAGGAACAGTGCCATTGCGACATGCACGCTAACTTTTAAGAATGAGCTGCTTAATGCAAGATGTCATGCAGGGTCTGTCGGTGGGATGGATTTTTTCCGACTTTAGTGGGAAATGAATATCAATTGCTGTTTTCACATCAGTGCTAAACGACTCCGTTCAGCTGTCAACTGAAGCCACGCTGCCTAGACCAGTGAACCAATGATGACTAGAAACCCAACTCCCGAAAGCATTGATAGCCAACTCCGAAAACCGACGTACGCTGCGTTTCTGGGCCTTATGAGCGCTCACCGTATTTTCACGAGATGGTTTAGGTCTCCAAAACACAGAGCCGTGATCTAATGTACCCAGGTTTGCGCTTACAACAGGTTTATCATAACGATTACAAATGTCCGTTAGAATATGGTCCAATATACTATTTCCACGGGTGGGATCGCGAACTATCTGCTTAAGGTTATGATGGACGAGAACGTCACTGAAGTGTAAAGTGttaatacttttgttcttgggccatcgtggtttgatcaaaaataagacacaaacagcggtgataaacatattgaacttgttcattttgattacgacttgacgtttcgtatgtgctctacatacattttcaaaagtaaccgttggaatttaaaacagctatttatatataacaaagcggatgaggggactggaacctagattaagcaaaggAGGAGAAGACCCACTCGGTAAGATTTTGTAAAAAGTTGCATCATCAATAATTCTATCCTTTCCGAGTGGATCTTCTCCTGGCGTTTTATATGACCTTCCTAAAGTTCATAAGACTGGTTGTCCTTTCCGCCCTATTGTTTCATCGGTTAACACCTATAACTACAATCTTGCTTCTTACCTTGTTTCTATACTTCAGCCAATCTCGACCAACCATTACACTGTCAAAGACTCTTTCAGCTTCGCGGATTGGGCCATTAAGTACAAGCATAAGAATGGAATAATGTGGTCTTTGGATGTCTCCTCCCTATTTACAAATGTGCCACTCGAGGAAACGCTAAACATTTGTCTAGACAAATTGCATTGTTGTTTTACGCAAGCTATTGGAATTTGCCACCAAGAAGAGCCACTTTCTTTTTGATGGTAAATACTACGACCAAATCGATGGCGTTGCCATGGGTTCACCATTGGGCCCTGTCTTAGCCAACATTTTTATGTGTACTTTTGAAGAAAAGTAGTTGCTGAACGCCAAAGTTAGTCCTTTCTTTTGGAATCGTTAGGTTGATGACACATTCACCATGTTTCACAACAAAGACAATGCAAATGAGTTTTTACACTATTTGAACGGCTGTCATCGCAATATTAAATTTACCATTGAATTTGAACATAGCAATGCAATTGCTTTTTTGGACATTCTTGTCACACGTTATCAAAACAACGTTTTCACGACATCCATCTaccgaaagaaaactttcacaggtGTCTACACGAAATGGGATTCCGTCACTCCACGaaagtacaaaataaacctCATCCGCTTCCTCACTTATCGCTACTACCGTCTGTGTTCATCTGGCTCCTTGCTACAATCTGCCCTCAATGATCTTCGAAAACTCCTTCTTCAGAACGTCTACCCACAAGGCATAATCAAATATcatatcaacgatgttttgaacaaaaacagacaacatcagcATAGCAATCCAGTGTCCACAGTTCCTAAGAGagatattgttatcctacttccctacttaggtttgcaaagcaaccaattcgctaaacgcctgaaatcttgtgtgtacaaattctactcttgtgttaaccttaagattgtttttcagagcactcgatgtataaaatctttctttccttacaaggaccgtagtaatcgttcacaacaatccagagttatttacagagcaaattgttgggattgtaatggtatttacatcggtaaaactaaacggcggcttcacgatagaaaaaccgaacattttaaggctttagctaaaaatgacaatacttcagccattgctgaccacgtcaaggccactggacataacatcaagtgggatcatttaattttgatattttagcgagaggcaaaacagactatcattgtaaaataaaagagaccttctttattcaagaacttgagccagctttcaacgtcaacgtcggaagtgaaaagctgatgctttattaatcttttctgtttttattataattattatatattttactgttaagtatttgcttaatctaggttccagtcccctcatccgctttgttatatataaatagctgttttaaattccaacggttacttttgaaaatgtatgtagagcacatacgaaacgtcaagtcataatcaaaatgaacaagttcaatatgtttatcactgctgtttgtgtcttatttttgatcaaaccaAAGTGTTAAAATCAACGCAAATAATGACGCCGCAGTCCGAAATGCGCAGACCTATTAGAGTCTAGTGTTTCTATCAGATAGGACACTCGATCTCTATTTTCTTGCGCTAGCGCTTCAGGAAAGTAAACAAATCCGTAGATAATGCGTGAGAGTGGACGTGGTAACCGGTGAGGCCGAAGCCATACATGCATTCGACAACAGGATGTTTCAGATCAGTGCTCCGCTTACACGGATTCCTGTGGTGACAAAAGCGCAGACATCATAACCCTCTCCGTCAGGGCGATCACTCCGGTAAAGGACGTAGCCCTGAATACTTATATAAGCACTGTCGATGTAGCTGTGCAACCAGGACTCCGTAATAACACCGACATCCATGCCGCTCGTCGTCAATCGTGCAGAAAATTCATCGAGCTTTTTCTTGATCGATCTGGCATTAACCATGTAGAAACTCGGACGTCGGCACGCTTTCGCGATTTCACCAGAGGACTGGGGGAC containing:
- the LOC138005963 gene encoding uncharacterized protein, with protein sequence MWTQTWPLAQLQQVDREARKIIVQFGGKHPQGSTAILYMSRKCGGRGLRSVETTYKDIKIKAAMKLYYNPDPSMEAVRLFEEKSVRGGRHSAIKDARRYAEELGLHLKLEYPEPMCVTDDGKEVNGKKVKGCIAKVRQEEVRAKVKEEKWQGKMICNRWEDVHLEQGDCFAWLSCWKAAPTHVVVGIQELYEQLLPTKVFYHRKVGTSGSGEERCRMCGKATESVPHILAGCGALAQTLYLARHNNALKILFFQVIRALDLVTSEVPWFSKIQPKPMYENERAIAYWDIPLYADNTWALLRTARILRKVLER